A single genomic interval of Sceloporus undulatus isolate JIND9_A2432 ecotype Alabama chromosome 2, SceUnd_v1.1, whole genome shotgun sequence harbors:
- the G3BP1 gene encoding ras GTPase-activating protein-binding protein 1 isoform X2, whose product MVMEKPSPLLVGREFVRQYYTLLNQAPDYLHRFYGKNSSYVHGGLDSNGKPADAVHGQADIHKKVLSLNFKDCRTKIRHVDAHATLNDGVVVQVMGELSNNTQPMRRFMQTFVLAPEGSVANKFYVHNDIFRYQDEVFGDLDAEPPEESEEEAEEPEERQQTPEAVADDSSPYYDQSVSNDLEEQLEEPVAEPEQEAEPEPEQEPEPEVQEEKPELVLEETAPEETVEKSPSPVPADPVPAVQQEDSRTSSWASVTSKNLPPSGAVPVSGIPPHVVKLPASQPRPESKPESQTPPQRPQRDQRVREQRTNIPPQRGPRPMREGEQGDMETRRMVRYPDSHQLFVGNLPHDVDKSELKEFFQSYGNVVELRINSGGKLPNFGFVVFDDPEPVQKILGNRPVMFRGEVRLNVEEKKTRAAREGDRRDNRPRGPGGPRGGLGGGIRGPPRGGMSQKPGFGTGRGIGQRQ is encoded by the exons ATGGTGATGGAGAAGCCAAGTCCCCTGCTTGTTGGGCGGGAGTTTGTGAGGCAGTATTATACTCTGCTGAATCAGGCACCAGACTATCTGCACAG GTTTTATGGAAAGAATTCTTCTTATGTCCATGGTGGCCTGGATTCAAATGGGAAACCAGCGGATGCAGTCCACGGGCAGGCA gATATCCACAAGAAGGTGCTGTCACTGAACTTTAAGGATTGCCGCACAAAAATCCGACATGTGGATGCTCATGCCACTCTTAATGATGGTGTTGTTGTACAGGTCATGGGTGAACTCTCTAATAACACTCAGCCAATGCGGAGATTCATGCAGACATTTGTGCTTGCCCCTGAG GGGTCTGTTGCAAACAAGTTTTATGTGCATAACGACATATTCCGCTACCAGGATGAAGTTTTTGGTGATTTAGATGCAGAACCTCCAGAGG AATctgaggaagaggcagaagaacCTGAGGAAAGGCAACAGACTCCTGAGGCAGTTGCTGATGATTCATCACCCTACTATGACCAGTCTGTCAG CAATGACTTAGAGGAACAGTTGGAGGAACCTGTTGCAGAGCCAGAGCAAGAAGCTGAGCCTGAACCTGAGCAGGAGCCTGAACCAGAGGTACAGGAAGAAAAACCAGAGCTAGTGCTAGAAGAAACAGCTCCTGAGGAGACTGTAGAGAAGAGTCCGTCTCCAGTTCCTGCAGATCCAGTTCCTGCTGTACAACAAGAAGACTCTAGG ACATCATCCTGGGCTTCTGTAACTAGTAAGAACCTACCACCCAGTGGAGCTGTTCCTGTTTCAGGCATACCACCCCATGTTGTCAAATTGCCAGCATCACAG CCCCGCCCTGAATCTAAACCAGAATCCCAAACTCCACCGCAGAGACCTCAGCGGGACCAGAGAGTGAGGGAACAGCGGACGAACATTCCCCCACAAAGAGGCCCTAGACCAA TGCGGGAAGGAGAGCAGGGTGACATGGAAACTAGACGGATGGTGAGGTACCCAGACAGCCATCAACTCTTTGTTGGAAACCTCCCCCATGATGTGGATAAATCGGAACTAAAGGAATTCTTCCAAA GTTATGGGAATGTGGTGGAACTGCGTATCAACAGTGGAGGAAAGCTCCCTAACTTTGGATTTGTGGTGTTTGATGATCCAGAACCAGTTCAGAAGATCCTTGGGAATAGG CCAGTCATGTTCAGAGGAGAAGTGCGCTTGAATGTGGAAGAGAAAAAAACACGAGCAGCCAGGGAGGGTGATCGCAGAGACAACAGACCCCGTGGGCCTGGTGGCCCCCGTGGGGGGCTGGGAGGTGGGATCCGAGGTCCTCCACGTGGAGGGATGTCTCAGAAACCAGGATTTGGCACTGGAAGGGGCATTGGGCAACGTCAGTGA
- the G3BP1 gene encoding ras GTPase-activating protein-binding protein 1 isoform X3 — translation MVMEKPSPLLVGREFVRQYYTLLNQAPDYLHRFYGKNSSYVHGGLDSNGKPADAVHGQADIHKKVLSLNFKDCRTKIRHVDAHATLNDGVVVQVMGELSNNTQPMRRFMQTFVLAPEGSVANKFYVHNDIFRYQDEVFGDLDAEPPEESEEEAEEPEERQQTPEAVADDSSPYYDQSVSNDLEEQLEEPVAEPEQEAEPEPEQEPEPEVQEEKPELVLEETAPEETVEKSPSPVPADPVPAVQQEDSRTSSWASVTSKNLPPSGAVPVSGIPPHVVKLPASQPRPESKPESQTPPQRPQRDQRVREQRTNIPPQRGPRPMREGEQGDMETRRMVRYPDSHQLFVGNLPHDVDKSELKEFFQTSHVQRRSALECGREKNTSSQGG, via the exons ATGGTGATGGAGAAGCCAAGTCCCCTGCTTGTTGGGCGGGAGTTTGTGAGGCAGTATTATACTCTGCTGAATCAGGCACCAGACTATCTGCACAG GTTTTATGGAAAGAATTCTTCTTATGTCCATGGTGGCCTGGATTCAAATGGGAAACCAGCGGATGCAGTCCACGGGCAGGCA gATATCCACAAGAAGGTGCTGTCACTGAACTTTAAGGATTGCCGCACAAAAATCCGACATGTGGATGCTCATGCCACTCTTAATGATGGTGTTGTTGTACAGGTCATGGGTGAACTCTCTAATAACACTCAGCCAATGCGGAGATTCATGCAGACATTTGTGCTTGCCCCTGAG GGGTCTGTTGCAAACAAGTTTTATGTGCATAACGACATATTCCGCTACCAGGATGAAGTTTTTGGTGATTTAGATGCAGAACCTCCAGAGG AATctgaggaagaggcagaagaacCTGAGGAAAGGCAACAGACTCCTGAGGCAGTTGCTGATGATTCATCACCCTACTATGACCAGTCTGTCAG CAATGACTTAGAGGAACAGTTGGAGGAACCTGTTGCAGAGCCAGAGCAAGAAGCTGAGCCTGAACCTGAGCAGGAGCCTGAACCAGAGGTACAGGAAGAAAAACCAGAGCTAGTGCTAGAAGAAACAGCTCCTGAGGAGACTGTAGAGAAGAGTCCGTCTCCAGTTCCTGCAGATCCAGTTCCTGCTGTACAACAAGAAGACTCTAGG ACATCATCCTGGGCTTCTGTAACTAGTAAGAACCTACCACCCAGTGGAGCTGTTCCTGTTTCAGGCATACCACCCCATGTTGTCAAATTGCCAGCATCACAG CCCCGCCCTGAATCTAAACCAGAATCCCAAACTCCACCGCAGAGACCTCAGCGGGACCAGAGAGTGAGGGAACAGCGGACGAACATTCCCCCACAAAGAGGCCCTAGACCAA TGCGGGAAGGAGAGCAGGGTGACATGGAAACTAGACGGATGGTGAGGTACCCAGACAGCCATCAACTCTTTGTTGGAAACCTCCCCCATGATGTGGATAAATCGGAACTAAAGGAATTCTTCCAAA CCAGTCATGTTCAGAGGAGAAGTGCGCTTGAATGTGGAAGAGAAAAAAACACGAGCAGCCAGGGAGGGTGA
- the G3BP1 gene encoding ras GTPase-activating protein-binding protein 1 isoform X1, with protein MVMEKPSPLLVGREFVRQYYTLLNQAPDYLHRFYGKNSSYVHGGLDSNGKPADAVHGQADIHKKVLSLNFKDCRTKIRHVDAHATLNDGVVVQVMGELSNNTQPMRRFMQTFVLAPEGSVANKFYVHNDIFRYQDEVFGDLDAEPPEESEEEAEEPEERQQTPEAVADDSSPYYDQSVSNDLEEQLEEPVAEPEQEAEPEPEQEPEPEVQEEKPELVLEETAPEETVEKSPSPVPADPVPAVQQEDSRTSSWASVTSKNLPPSGAVPVSGIPPHVVKLPASQPRPESKPESQTPPQRPQRDQRVREQRTNIPPQRGPRPMREGEQGDMETRRMVRYPDSHQLFVGNLPHDVDKSELKEFFQKLGNSLAGYGNVVELRINSGGKLPNFGFVVFDDPEPVQKILGNRPVMFRGEVRLNVEEKKTRAAREGDRRDNRPRGPGGPRGGLGGGIRGPPRGGMSQKPGFGTGRGIGQRQ; from the exons ATGGTGATGGAGAAGCCAAGTCCCCTGCTTGTTGGGCGGGAGTTTGTGAGGCAGTATTATACTCTGCTGAATCAGGCACCAGACTATCTGCACAG GTTTTATGGAAAGAATTCTTCTTATGTCCATGGTGGCCTGGATTCAAATGGGAAACCAGCGGATGCAGTCCACGGGCAGGCA gATATCCACAAGAAGGTGCTGTCACTGAACTTTAAGGATTGCCGCACAAAAATCCGACATGTGGATGCTCATGCCACTCTTAATGATGGTGTTGTTGTACAGGTCATGGGTGAACTCTCTAATAACACTCAGCCAATGCGGAGATTCATGCAGACATTTGTGCTTGCCCCTGAG GGGTCTGTTGCAAACAAGTTTTATGTGCATAACGACATATTCCGCTACCAGGATGAAGTTTTTGGTGATTTAGATGCAGAACCTCCAGAGG AATctgaggaagaggcagaagaacCTGAGGAAAGGCAACAGACTCCTGAGGCAGTTGCTGATGATTCATCACCCTACTATGACCAGTCTGTCAG CAATGACTTAGAGGAACAGTTGGAGGAACCTGTTGCAGAGCCAGAGCAAGAAGCTGAGCCTGAACCTGAGCAGGAGCCTGAACCAGAGGTACAGGAAGAAAAACCAGAGCTAGTGCTAGAAGAAACAGCTCCTGAGGAGACTGTAGAGAAGAGTCCGTCTCCAGTTCCTGCAGATCCAGTTCCTGCTGTACAACAAGAAGACTCTAGG ACATCATCCTGGGCTTCTGTAACTAGTAAGAACCTACCACCCAGTGGAGCTGTTCCTGTTTCAGGCATACCACCCCATGTTGTCAAATTGCCAGCATCACAG CCCCGCCCTGAATCTAAACCAGAATCCCAAACTCCACCGCAGAGACCTCAGCGGGACCAGAGAGTGAGGGAACAGCGGACGAACATTCCCCCACAAAGAGGCCCTAGACCAA TGCGGGAAGGAGAGCAGGGTGACATGGAAACTAGACGGATGGTGAGGTACCCAGACAGCCATCAACTCTTTGTTGGAAACCTCCCCCATGATGTGGATAAATCGGAACTAAAGGAATTCTTCCAAA AACTTGGAAACTCTCTTGCAGGTTATGGGAATGTGGTGGAACTGCGTATCAACAGTGGAGGAAAGCTCCCTAACTTTGGATTTGTGGTGTTTGATGATCCAGAACCAGTTCAGAAGATCCTTGGGAATAGG CCAGTCATGTTCAGAGGAGAAGTGCGCTTGAATGTGGAAGAGAAAAAAACACGAGCAGCCAGGGAGGGTGATCGCAGAGACAACAGACCCCGTGGGCCTGGTGGCCCCCGTGGGGGGCTGGGAGGTGGGATCCGAGGTCCTCCACGTGGAGGGATGTCTCAGAAACCAGGATTTGGCACTGGAAGGGGCATTGGGCAACGTCAGTGA